One Zeugodacus cucurbitae isolate PBARC_wt_2022May chromosome 3, idZeuCucr1.2, whole genome shotgun sequence genomic region harbors:
- the LOC105214822 gene encoding ribonuclease P protein subunit p30: MEKTQPFYDLCIPYQKDERALKEIIKEAKSLGYKTIAIEQVFDHSRRDATKRVPDIFPSPVVIKSLEAAFKNEVKILQRLTILYVDVSVAHAMTNSLNIKKFHLIAGQPKTDAALTHCCTTFAGDLLTFDADGGVKLLVNRKAYQIGVKRGLFFEIKYGPAIRDTSIRKDMIKLAHNYCVRGKSKNIIFSSGATNSFELRGPYDVANLAYIFGLSEDQGKNAVNKACRQLFLKAQARRIGKTVMFIRSTGPIVFSDSSDSADDESEQEADDDSDENEELENEFGSNSPEQPSKKKKKLL; this comes from the exons ATGGAGAAGACACAACCATTTTATGATTTATGCATACCATACCAAAAAGACGAGCGGGCACTgaaggaaataataaaagaagcaAAAAGTT TGGGTTACAAAACGATTGCTATTGAACAAGTGTTTGATCACAGCAGACGCGATGCTACTAAGCGTGTGCCTGACATATTTCCGTCACCTGTAGTAATAAAATCGCTGGAAGCGGCATTTAAAAACGAAGTAAAAATTTTACAGAGATTAACAATTTTATATGTTGACGTTAGTGTGGCGCATGCTATG ACGAACTCacttaacataaaaaaattccaCTTGATCGCTGGTCAACCAAAGACGGATGCTGCTTTAACa CACTGCTGTACAACTTTCGCTGGAGACTTGCTGACATTCGACGCTGATGGCGGCGTAAAGCTGTTGGTGAATCGCAAAGCATATCAAATTGGTGTCAAAAGAGGCTTGTTCTTCGAAATCAAATATGGCCCTGCAATCAGAGACACTAGCATACGCAAAGATATGATAAAACTCGCGCACAATTATTGCGTGCGTGGTAAATCGAAAAACATCATATTCAGTAGTGGTGCAACGAATTCATTTGAATTGCGTGGACCTTACGATGTGGCCAATCT tgCTTATATCTTTGGTTTGTCAGAGGATCAAGGCAAGAATGCAGTCAATAAAGCGTGTAGACAGTTATTCTTGAAAGCGC AGGCGCGCCGCATTGGAAAAACAGTTATGTTCATAAGATCCACTGGACCGATAGTGTTTTCCGACTCATCTGATTCTGCTGACGATGAATCCGAGCAAGAAGCGGATGATGATAGTGATGAAAATGAAGAGCTTGAAAATGAGTTTGGCAGTAATTCTCCAGAACAACCcagtaaaaagaaaaagaaacttttataa